In the Candidatus Baltobacteraceae bacterium genome, one interval contains:
- the surE gene encoding 5'/3'-nucleotidase SurE, translating to MRILVTNDDGVESPGIINVAEALRELGDVIVVAPDGDRSAISHRVTFREPVEIAPVQGRSVPTYSCSGTPADCVILGAYEVFDVFPDLLVSGINCGANLGDDINYSGTVAAAIEGSIIGIPSVAVSLAIQWGNRETPFNWQSASDLTLRLVREWRTRLPQTSFLNLNVPNVPDGKLRGIRVTRQGRKRYEERLLREEDGERGAMFRISGRYDMRSAEIGTDLEAVREGYASVTPISIDRTDDSLLPLLRDELEATTPTHPGL from the coding sequence ATGCGCATCCTCGTCACCAACGATGACGGCGTCGAGAGTCCGGGAATCATCAACGTCGCCGAGGCTCTGCGCGAGCTCGGCGACGTTATCGTCGTCGCGCCCGACGGGGATCGCAGCGCGATCTCGCATCGCGTGACGTTTCGTGAACCGGTCGAGATCGCGCCGGTGCAGGGACGGAGCGTTCCGACGTATTCATGTTCGGGCACGCCCGCGGATTGCGTTATCCTCGGCGCATATGAAGTGTTCGACGTTTTCCCCGATCTGCTCGTGAGCGGAATCAATTGCGGCGCGAATCTCGGCGACGACATCAACTACTCGGGGACGGTAGCGGCTGCGATTGAAGGTTCGATCATCGGGATTCCGTCCGTCGCCGTCTCGCTCGCGATTCAATGGGGCAACCGCGAAACGCCCTTCAATTGGCAAAGCGCGAGCGACTTGACGCTGCGTCTCGTCCGCGAGTGGCGCACGCGGCTTCCACAAACATCGTTCTTGAATCTCAACGTCCCAAACGTTCCGGACGGGAAGCTTCGCGGCATTCGCGTGACACGACAGGGGCGGAAGCGGTACGAAGAGCGGCTTTTGCGGGAAGAAGACGGCGAGCGCGGCGCGATGTTTCGCATCAGCGGGCGCTACGATATGCGCAGCGCAGAGATCGGGACGGATTTGGAGGCGGTGCGCGAGGGTTACGCCAGTGTCACCCCGATTTCGATCGACCGTACCGACGATAGCCTGCTCCCCCTCCTCCGCGACGAGCTAGAAGCAACCACGCCAACCCACCCCGGGTTGTGA
- a CDS encoding DedA family protein: MEHYQSLILGLVHSYGYAGLFIVMVLGNMAIPVGAEVVIVVAGAAAGSGHLSSWLLVGAIATLGEIVGGLLLYAIGYYGGAPVAHRFGGRAERELARAHAFFERYGARTIFICRFLPFIRGIAALPAGVSRMPKRYFLTYHALGSAIFCFALAYIGFAFGQHLDAIVPALQRSARFILVIAVLGVVSYITMRRRFAPRPGS; the protein is encoded by the coding sequence GTGGAGCACTACCAGAGCCTGATTCTCGGGCTCGTTCACAGCTACGGCTACGCCGGGCTCTTCATTGTTATGGTGCTCGGCAATATGGCGATTCCGGTCGGCGCGGAGGTCGTTATCGTCGTTGCTGGAGCCGCAGCCGGGTCGGGTCATCTCTCGAGTTGGCTGCTTGTGGGCGCGATCGCTACGCTTGGTGAGATCGTCGGCGGGCTCTTACTTTACGCAATCGGATACTACGGTGGCGCACCGGTCGCGCATCGCTTCGGCGGTCGCGCCGAGCGCGAGCTGGCGCGGGCGCATGCATTCTTCGAGCGATACGGAGCGCGCACGATTTTCATCTGCCGCTTCTTGCCGTTCATCCGCGGTATCGCGGCGCTTCCAGCCGGCGTGTCGCGCATGCCGAAGCGCTACTTTCTCACGTACCACGCGCTCGGTTCGGCGATCTTTTGCTTTGCGCTGGCGTACATCGGTTTCGCCTTCGGCCAACACCTCGACGCCATCGTCCCAGCGCTGCAGCGTTCGGCCCGCTTCATCCTGGTCATAGCCGTGCTTGGCGTCGTATCCTATATAACGATGCGCCGCCGTTTTGCGCCCAGACCGGGTTCATAG
- a CDS encoding tetratricopeptide repeat protein, translated as MRSFSGNKKRLLLKTVIATLVVAFGPMSPALAQQSSPNWTSCNNVGDAVTADVQIAACSAIITSHGESSKNLASAYNKRGLAYYKNGDDAHAIPDFDQSIKLNAQDAVVFSNRGDAYTDKGDYDAAIPSFNSAIFVNPKLAAAFIGRGNANLGKNAYGNAISDFEQAIGIDPKSVAAFVGRGTAYSRKGDYDPAIADFNQAISLDAKSVRAITALGDIYFFKSDYDRAITEYSQAIGINPQYSPAFFDRALAYGRKNDLDHAIADYTEVLRIDPNKGAAYNNRGALYRRKGDTDRAIADFDAAIRLDPQDASGYTNRCWTRVLIGRDLTTAIPDCDESVNRARDANAYNNRCDLNFKLEQFDKAITDCTEALTLDPKFAGALYVRGLAKRKKGDASADADIAAAKALRGNVDAEFASYGIK; from the coding sequence ATGCGCAGCTTTTCTGGGAATAAGAAACGCCTGCTCCTAAAAACTGTCATCGCGACACTGGTTGTCGCGTTCGGGCCGATGTCGCCGGCGTTGGCGCAACAGTCGTCGCCAAACTGGACGTCCTGCAACAACGTGGGAGATGCCGTCACCGCTGATGTGCAGATTGCTGCGTGTAGCGCGATCATTACGTCGCACGGCGAAAGCTCGAAGAATCTGGCAAGCGCATACAATAAACGTGGCTTAGCGTACTACAAGAACGGCGACGATGCGCACGCAATCCCCGACTTCGACCAATCAATCAAACTCAACGCGCAAGACGCCGTTGTCTTCAGTAATCGCGGTGATGCGTACACCGACAAGGGCGACTACGACGCCGCAATCCCAAGCTTCAATAGCGCCATTTTTGTGAACCCTAAGCTCGCGGCCGCCTTCATTGGTCGCGGCAACGCGAACCTCGGGAAAAACGCCTACGGAAATGCGATCTCCGATTTCGAACAGGCAATCGGAATCGATCCAAAGTCCGTAGCCGCTTTTGTTGGCCGGGGTACCGCGTACAGCCGTAAAGGCGATTACGACCCGGCGATCGCCGACTTCAACCAGGCCATTAGCCTTGATGCGAAGTCCGTGCGCGCCATTACCGCCCTCGGTGATATATATTTCTTTAAGAGTGATTACGACCGGGCGATCACCGAATACAGTCAGGCAATCGGAATCAATCCGCAGTACTCACCCGCCTTCTTCGATCGCGCGCTTGCGTACGGGCGTAAGAACGATCTCGACCACGCGATCGCCGATTATACCGAAGTGCTCCGAATCGATCCCAATAAAGGGGCTGCCTATAACAACCGCGGTGCTCTGTATCGCCGGAAAGGCGACACCGATCGCGCGATCGCGGATTTTGACGCCGCAATTCGTCTCGACCCGCAGGATGCGTCAGGCTACACCAACCGGTGTTGGACGCGCGTGCTCATTGGTCGCGACCTAACCACTGCGATCCCTGATTGCGATGAATCTGTGAATCGAGCTCGGGATGCCAACGCCTACAACAATCGCTGCGATCTCAATTTCAAACTCGAACAGTTCGATAAGGCGATAACGGACTGCACCGAAGCGCTCACGCTCGATCCGAAATTCGCTGGAGCCTTGTACGTGCGCGGCCTCGCCAAGCGCAAGAAGGGCGACGCGAGCGCGGACGCAGACATCGCCGCCGCGAAGGCACTACGAGGCAACGTCGATGCGGAGTTCGCGAGTTACGGTATCAAATAG
- a CDS encoding glycosyltransferase family 9 protein, which yields MDADRFDNARESPELVEAVVRVVVGLGLYADGDVATASDMFLRATELAPDYVGAHFAYAQALLAQGQFSPGWHEFAWRKPYNGATTRLLEEITIPEWSGERMDACRLLVICDEGVGDAIMFSRYLPQVADRVGEVVLGWGQEHAALFRKIAGVSDVLISRPTFTEFDAFVMICDLPRVFGTTLETIPDQTPYLPLDTRNEQEWRERLDAKLPKGQLRVGINWAGSELHARDEQRSLAFEQLSSVLGIDGISFVSLQKVVRERDRADLAAAKNVLDVSPLLKSFADTAALIANLDLVVSVDTAVAHLAGALGAKVWLLLPQPSDWRWLLGRSDTPWYPTMRLIRQPKYGDWDSVLQETRLGLCHLAV from the coding sequence ATGGACGCAGATCGGTTCGATAATGCGCGCGAATCGCCAGAGCTCGTGGAAGCAGTCGTGCGCGTCGTCGTCGGGTTGGGCTTATATGCCGACGGCGACGTAGCGACGGCGTCAGACATGTTCCTTAGAGCTACGGAATTGGCGCCCGATTACGTCGGCGCACACTTCGCCTACGCGCAAGCCCTCCTTGCACAGGGCCAGTTTTCCCCAGGCTGGCACGAGTTTGCTTGGCGCAAACCATACAATGGAGCGACGACAAGGCTGCTGGAAGAGATCACGATCCCGGAATGGAGCGGTGAACGAATGGACGCCTGCCGTCTCTTAGTGATCTGCGACGAAGGCGTTGGCGATGCGATAATGTTTTCGCGATACCTTCCACAAGTCGCAGACCGTGTCGGCGAGGTCGTCCTAGGGTGGGGGCAAGAACACGCGGCGCTCTTTAGGAAGATCGCCGGCGTATCCGACGTGCTCATATCGCGGCCCACCTTCACAGAATTCGACGCCTTCGTCATGATTTGCGATCTACCGCGCGTCTTCGGTACCACGTTAGAGACGATTCCCGATCAGACTCCCTACCTGCCGCTCGACACGCGCAATGAACAGGAGTGGCGTGAACGGCTCGACGCCAAACTTCCCAAGGGTCAGCTGCGAGTTGGAATAAATTGGGCGGGGAGTGAGCTTCACGCTAGGGATGAGCAACGTTCCCTCGCGTTCGAACAGCTTAGCAGCGTGCTCGGAATCGACGGCATCAGCTTCGTCTCATTGCAAAAGGTAGTGCGGGAACGGGACCGGGCAGATTTGGCGGCGGCTAAGAATGTCTTAGACGTTTCCCCATTGCTCAAAAGTTTTGCGGACACCGCAGCGTTGATCGCAAATCTCGATTTGGTCGTGAGCGTTGACACCGCCGTTGCGCATCTGGCGGGTGCGCTCGGCGCGAAAGTTTGGTTACTTCTTCCGCAACCCTCAGATTGGCGTTGGCTGCTAGGCCGCAGCGACACACCCTGGTACCCAACGATGCGTCTTATTCGCCAACCAAAATACGGTGACTGGGATTCGGTATTACAAGAGACGCGTCTCGGGTTATGTCATCTCGCAGTTTGA
- the uvrC gene encoding excinuclease ABC subunit UvrC translates to MSLATPSQLEQTLAQIPDAPGVYMMVGDENRILYIGKAVSLRNRVRSYFQDSAAHPLRTSAMVERVRDVRSVVTSNEIEALILEANLIKRHQPPFNVRLRDDKRYPYLKVTNESFPRIVFTRMVRDDGARYFGPYTNAHGLRELIDLIRIVFPLRTCAEPIDGRRKRPCLQYHIKRCLAPCVGYQSEPEYDTLVEEVVLFLEGRQEALLGRLQSEMQTSAENYNYEAAAHLRDRIIAVRRVTEGQKVVWRSRIDMDLVGLARAQGQACMQVFMVRAGKLLGQEHFILDGVADHSNEEIVREFLEQFYTARSAGAQAPEAMSPLAVRQARDQEVPIPEKARARARSAVSAAIPKEVLVDALPAERGTIEAWLTALKGQRVRVVRAQRGPRAEYMRLVEKNAEQNLKAFLAHQEVQESASARALTDLAAALDLPEPPHRIECYDISNIQGTNSVASMVVFVEGRAKKSDYRKFKIQYDQGPNDFAMMQETLRRRLRYLRQQADRGPTHHSQSIEKAVEAVEESKAKRERFHHKPDLLLIDGGKGQLSAVVEVLHEMDMWGIPVAGLAKENEWLYVPHQSEPIVLPPNSPALHLVMRVRDEAHRFAVEYHRNRRAKAMTASQLDALAGVGPVRRKRLLTAFGSIAAIKRASVDEIAAVKGMSPALASSVKAALGGS, encoded by the coding sequence GTGTCTCTAGCCACGCCCTCGCAGCTCGAGCAGACGCTCGCCCAGATTCCCGACGCGCCCGGCGTTTACATGATGGTCGGGGACGAGAACCGCATTCTCTATATCGGGAAGGCCGTCTCGTTGCGCAATCGCGTGCGCTCGTATTTTCAGGATAGCGCTGCGCATCCGTTGCGAACCTCAGCGATGGTCGAGCGCGTGCGCGACGTTCGCTCGGTCGTCACGAGCAACGAGATCGAGGCATTGATCCTCGAAGCCAATCTGATCAAGCGGCACCAGCCGCCGTTCAACGTGCGCTTGCGCGACGACAAGCGCTATCCGTACCTGAAGGTGACGAACGAATCGTTTCCACGGATCGTTTTCACACGGATGGTGCGCGATGACGGCGCGCGCTATTTCGGCCCGTACACGAATGCGCACGGTTTGCGCGAACTGATCGATCTCATTCGAATCGTCTTCCCGCTCCGAACCTGCGCGGAGCCGATCGACGGGCGGCGCAAACGCCCGTGTCTGCAATATCACATCAAACGCTGTCTGGCTCCCTGCGTCGGTTATCAAAGCGAACCGGAGTACGATACGCTGGTCGAAGAGGTTGTGCTCTTTCTCGAAGGCCGGCAAGAAGCGCTGCTCGGACGGCTGCAGAGCGAGATGCAAACCTCGGCTGAGAATTACAACTACGAGGCAGCGGCGCATCTCCGCGACCGCATTATCGCCGTGCGTCGCGTCACCGAAGGCCAGAAAGTCGTCTGGCGGTCGCGGATCGATATGGATCTGGTCGGTCTAGCCCGTGCGCAAGGTCAAGCCTGCATGCAAGTTTTCATGGTGCGCGCCGGCAAGCTGCTCGGCCAAGAGCACTTCATTCTGGACGGCGTCGCCGATCACAGCAATGAAGAGATCGTGCGCGAGTTTCTCGAGCAGTTCTACACCGCGCGTTCAGCCGGGGCGCAAGCGCCGGAAGCGATGAGTCCGCTCGCCGTACGGCAAGCGCGCGATCAAGAAGTTCCGATCCCGGAGAAGGCGCGCGCGCGGGCGCGCTCCGCTGTGTCTGCGGCCATTCCAAAGGAAGTGCTCGTCGATGCCTTACCGGCCGAGCGCGGAACGATTGAAGCTTGGCTTACCGCGCTTAAAGGTCAGCGCGTGCGGGTCGTGCGGGCGCAGCGCGGTCCACGTGCCGAGTACATGCGGCTCGTCGAAAAGAACGCCGAGCAAAATCTCAAGGCGTTCCTCGCGCATCAGGAAGTACAGGAGAGCGCGTCCGCGCGTGCGTTAACCGATCTCGCGGCGGCGCTCGATCTTCCGGAACCGCCGCATCGGATCGAGTGCTACGACATCTCGAACATTCAAGGGACGAACTCCGTCGCCTCGATGGTTGTGTTCGTCGAAGGCCGGGCGAAGAAGAGCGACTATCGCAAGTTTAAGATTCAATACGATCAGGGTCCCAACGACTTTGCGATGATGCAGGAAACGTTACGCCGGCGTCTGCGCTATCTGCGCCAGCAAGCTGATCGCGGACCGACGCATCACTCACAATCCATCGAGAAGGCAGTCGAAGCCGTCGAAGAATCGAAGGCCAAGCGCGAGCGCTTTCATCACAAGCCGGACTTGCTGTTGATCGACGGCGGTAAGGGGCAGCTCAGCGCGGTCGTCGAGGTGCTGCACGAGATGGATATGTGGGGCATTCCGGTTGCGGGTCTCGCCAAGGAAAATGAGTGGCTCTACGTGCCGCACCAATCCGAGCCGATCGTACTCCCGCCGAACTCGCCGGCCCTGCATCTCGTCATGCGAGTTCGCGATGAAGCGCATCGCTTCGCGGTTGAGTATCATCGCAACCGTCGCGCAAAAGCAATGACCGCCTCGCAACTGGATGCGCTTGCGGGCGTAGGACCTGTACGGAGAAAACGGTTGCTCACCGCGTTTGGTTCCATTGCAGCGATCAAACGCGCGAGCGTCGATGAGATCGCTGCGGTCAAAGGAATGTCGCCCGCACTTGCGTCGTCGGTGAAGGCAGCGCTCGGCGGTTCTTGA
- a CDS encoding prolyl oligopeptidase family serine peptidase, translating to MAIRALPLLLVVAAFIVFTAFAGIAAPFRWAYPTIARSAATNVYFGHATPNPYEALENTDSATTKSWVAQERHMTDEVLASFRDREATRKLALQIGTAWQDGLPQFGRFSTVWSHHRPDKSDVLLVKTSSGTRVLLDPDLRWPDGKTSIGAWKLSPDGLKLGYSTPTRGAGIMRWHVMEIQSGRDLPDVATGVPDWYPIVWSANSRGFYYDSYGSEATRKAGTAIGQDLAVRFHRLGAEADSNIYSLPDHPDWIPYSQPTADGRYLFLGAQSTGILAAVMDLAKPGAHVRVVRPMSSSTYSFIDSSGTVLYFRTNHLAPNWKLVAIDLKKPSVERDIVPEKSETLTSVDAAGGFFIAQYRRDAHAELAIFDRRGTPVRDVALPGIGVVDVSAAPATSNFYYQFSNLTTPPVTFQSDARSGKSIVFSRVHAPFDVSRYITEEIFVRSKDGTRVPVFVGHRKDGRLAPTLITGYGNAGFPCYTRWYPIDALWLAKGGTFAVACIRGDGDYGEAWHRAGMLGKKQNSFDDFAAAAQALVARGFTTHRTLAAYGLSAGGLLVGVTEVQHPSLFRAVADEAGPVDVLRAYTYGTETSYATEMGSPIASEQQFKWLKAYAPLLAIKQGTAYPATFILTSENDARVSPAHSYKFAATLQWAQASNAPIVLYVAGGGHLGGTLASEVAVLTDTVTFLWNETR from the coding sequence ATGGCAATACGCGCGCTCCCGTTGCTTCTCGTTGTGGCGGCTTTCATCGTGTTCACGGCTTTCGCCGGAATTGCTGCCCCATTCCGATGGGCGTATCCGACGATCGCTAGGAGTGCTGCGACGAACGTTTATTTCGGACATGCGACGCCTAACCCGTACGAGGCGCTCGAGAACACAGACTCAGCGACAACGAAAAGCTGGGTCGCGCAAGAACGACATATGACGGACGAAGTACTGGCTTCGTTTCGCGATCGTGAGGCGACACGGAAGCTCGCACTGCAAATTGGGACAGCGTGGCAAGACGGCCTTCCTCAGTTTGGAAGGTTCAGTACGGTATGGTCTCACCACAGACCGGATAAAAGCGACGTTCTCCTTGTTAAGACATCGAGTGGAACGCGTGTGTTGCTCGATCCGGACCTGCGTTGGCCGGATGGAAAGACGTCGATTGGCGCTTGGAAGCTCTCACCTGATGGGCTAAAGCTCGGCTACTCGACGCCAACCCGCGGAGCAGGGATCATGCGTTGGCACGTGATGGAAATCCAGAGCGGTCGCGACCTTCCGGACGTCGCTACCGGCGTTCCCGACTGGTATCCAATCGTATGGTCAGCTAATAGTCGTGGATTCTACTATGACAGCTATGGCTCGGAAGCGACACGCAAAGCTGGCACGGCAATCGGACAGGATCTTGCCGTGCGCTTCCATCGCCTCGGAGCCGAAGCCGATTCCAACATTTACAGCCTTCCCGATCATCCCGATTGGATTCCGTATTCGCAGCCAACGGCAGACGGGCGTTATCTCTTTCTTGGGGCGCAGTCCACCGGGATTCTCGCAGCGGTAATGGATTTGGCGAAACCCGGCGCGCATGTCCGCGTCGTTCGTCCTATGAGTAGCTCGACCTATAGCTTCATCGATAGCAGCGGAACCGTTCTCTATTTCCGGACCAATCATTTGGCGCCGAACTGGAAGCTCGTCGCAATCGACCTCAAGAAACCATCCGTCGAACGCGACATCGTGCCCGAAAAATCCGAGACGCTTACGAGCGTCGATGCGGCCGGTGGCTTCTTCATTGCGCAATATCGTCGGGACGCACACGCAGAACTTGCGATCTTCGACCGGCGCGGGACACCCGTGCGCGACGTCGCTCTTCCGGGAATCGGCGTCGTTGATGTTTCGGCTGCGCCGGCGACCTCGAACTTCTATTATCAATTCTCAAATCTAACGACGCCGCCTGTAACGTTCCAGAGCGACGCTCGCTCCGGAAAGAGCATCGTGTTCAGTCGCGTCCACGCTCCATTCGATGTTTCGCGCTATATCACGGAAGAGATATTCGTGAGATCCAAGGACGGCACTCGCGTGCCGGTCTTCGTCGGACATCGAAAAGACGGACGGTTAGCGCCCACGTTGATTACAGGGTACGGAAACGCCGGATTTCCCTGCTACACGCGATGGTACCCGATCGACGCCTTATGGCTCGCGAAGGGCGGGACGTTCGCGGTCGCGTGCATTCGCGGAGACGGCGACTACGGTGAAGCATGGCATCGCGCGGGCATGCTCGGCAAAAAGCAGAATTCTTTCGACGATTTCGCGGCGGCAGCGCAAGCTCTCGTCGCGCGCGGCTTCACAACGCATCGAACCTTAGCCGCGTACGGGTTGTCCGCAGGTGGCCTTCTCGTCGGAGTGACTGAGGTGCAGCATCCGTCGCTTTTCCGTGCGGTAGCTGATGAAGCTGGTCCGGTCGACGTTTTGCGTGCCTATACGTATGGCACGGAAACATCCTATGCAACCGAAATGGGATCGCCGATTGCGAGCGAGCAGCAGTTCAAATGGCTTAAGGCGTACGCTCCGCTGCTCGCGATCAAGCAAGGCACGGCGTATCCCGCAACCTTCATCCTGACGTCAGAAAACGACGCTCGCGTTTCGCCGGCGCACTCCTATAAGTTCGCGGCAACTCTCCAGTGGGCCCAAGCATCGAACGCCCCGATCGTCTTGTACGTGGCCGGAGGCGGACATCTGGGTGGAACGTTGGCATCGGAAGTCGCGGTCCTCACCGACACCGTGACGTTCCTCTGGAACGAAACGAGATAA
- a CDS encoding phage holin family protein: MYLILRLIINAAALFVVAHFVSGVAVTDLKGLFIAAIVLGIVNAIVKPILIILSLPIEILTLGLFTFVINAVLFWFVGSLHIGLIVHGWWAALWGSIILWIVSWILSAVLAPVAD, translated from the coding sequence ATGTACCTGATACTACGTCTTATCATCAATGCGGCTGCCTTGTTTGTTGTGGCACACTTCGTGTCCGGTGTCGCCGTCACCGATCTTAAGGGATTGTTCATCGCGGCGATCGTTTTGGGAATTGTCAACGCGATCGTCAAGCCAATTTTGATTATCTTGAGTTTGCCGATCGAGATCTTGACGCTCGGACTGTTTACCTTCGTGATCAACGCTGTGCTCTTTTGGTTCGTCGGCTCCTTGCACATCGGCCTAATCGTACACGGCTGGTGGGCCGCTTTGTGGGGTTCGATCATCCTGTGGATTGTCTCGTGGATTCTTTCTGCCGTGCTCGCGCCGGTGGCCGACTAG
- a CDS encoding DoxX family protein, whose translation MLDLSSLTDFGLLFMRIMVGAIYANSGYNDFKDPDARSKSIGMPKAFTVFLAVAEMAGGAGLILGVLPQLAAIGLILIMLGAIQKKIFVWKTGFWGADGLGWYYDTTLISTLLVIVFTDGGRFVLLR comes from the coding sequence ATGTTGGACCTCTCCTCGCTCACGGACTTCGGCTTGCTCTTCATGAGAATCATGGTCGGGGCTATCTATGCGAACAGCGGTTACAACGATTTCAAGGACCCCGATGCGCGTAGCAAGAGTATTGGGATGCCGAAGGCCTTCACCGTTTTTCTGGCGGTCGCCGAGATGGCTGGTGGCGCCGGCCTCATTCTCGGAGTTCTGCCGCAGCTTGCAGCGATCGGCTTGATCCTCATTATGCTCGGCGCCATTCAGAAAAAGATCTTCGTTTGGAAGACTGGATTCTGGGGAGCCGATGGACTCGGTTGGTACTACGACACAACATTGATTTCGACGCTGCTCGTCATCGTCTTTACAGATGGCGGGCGCTTCGTATTGCTGCGTTAA